A genomic region of Prosthecobacter algae contains the following coding sequences:
- a CDS encoding histidinol-phosphatase yields MSKTHPPKSKSAKKAVTAKPAAKKVAASKPASKAPSKPVKKAPPAKPAAKAPAKKPAAKKAAPVKKAAPSKAAPAKKAVVKKAAPAKKAAPAKKTVPVKKAPVAKKAAPVKPAAKAPAKKAAPPAPATKLAVKVAAPAKKAEAKKPAPAPVKAAAAPVQEAPPPPAPVKAAPAPAPKPPAKPAASGKAGAKVVTPAVAADPIAPPKPPVMSDEKPVASKSGALFYDSHMHTPLCKHAWGEPEEYAAQALKSGLKGIIFTCHCPMPDGFWPTVRMAESEFDTYVSMVQRTAEAYKGKLDVCLGLESEFFPGYEKYIENLHKRADFDYILGAVHWQSKDYLAKFETGTIENFRRTYLEHLAQSAETGLYDCVAHPDLVKNYHPDSWCFAIIKNTVSTVLDRIAKTGVAMELNTSGLNKSYSEMNPGNEMLRMMADRKIPVVLGSDSHKAVRVGEHFITALNNLSDAGYEEVSYFKKRQRIDLKISDVLASIRKAIDANS; encoded by the coding sequence CGGCGTCCAAAGCTCCCTCCAAGCCTGTGAAAAAAGCCCCCCCCGCCAAACCCGCTGCCAAGGCTCCGGCCAAGAAACCTGCTGCCAAGAAGGCGGCCCCGGTGAAAAAGGCCGCCCCCTCGAAAGCCGCCCCCGCCAAGAAGGCCGTGGTGAAAAAAGCCGCTCCGGCGAAGAAGGCGGCCCCGGCCAAGAAAACCGTGCCTGTGAAAAAAGCCCCTGTGGCGAAGAAAGCGGCCCCGGTGAAACCGGCTGCCAAGGCCCCCGCGAAAAAAGCTGCCCCCCCAGCGCCAGCCACGAAGCTGGCGGTGAAGGTGGCTGCCCCGGCGAAAAAGGCCGAGGCTAAAAAGCCCGCCCCCGCTCCGGTAAAAGCTGCCGCAGCACCCGTGCAGGAGGCTCCACCGCCGCCAGCCCCTGTGAAGGCCGCGCCTGCGCCCGCACCGAAGCCCCCGGCAAAACCTGCGGCCAGCGGGAAAGCGGGAGCCAAAGTGGTGACTCCAGCCGTCGCGGCAGATCCCATTGCGCCGCCAAAGCCGCCCGTGATGTCGGATGAAAAACCCGTGGCCTCGAAATCGGGCGCGCTGTTTTATGATTCCCACATGCACACCCCCCTGTGCAAACACGCCTGGGGCGAGCCGGAAGAATACGCCGCCCAGGCCCTGAAATCCGGCCTGAAGGGCATTATCTTCACCTGCCACTGCCCGATGCCGGATGGCTTTTGGCCCACGGTCCGCATGGCGGAAAGCGAATTCGATACTTACGTGTCCATGGTCCAGCGCACCGCTGAGGCCTACAAGGGCAAGCTGGACGTCTGCCTGGGCCTGGAAAGCGAGTTCTTCCCCGGCTACGAAAAATACATCGAAAACCTGCACAAGCGGGCCGACTTTGATTACATCCTCGGGGCCGTGCACTGGCAGTCGAAGGACTACCTGGCCAAGTTTGAAACCGGCACCATCGAGAACTTCCGCCGCACCTACCTGGAGCATCTGGCCCAGAGTGCGGAGACGGGGCTTTATGACTGCGTGGCGCACCCCGACCTGGTGAAAAACTATCACCCGGATTCCTGGTGCTTTGCCATCATCAAAAACACCGTTTCCACCGTTCTGGACCGCATCGCCAAAACCGGTGTGGCCATGGAGCTGAACACCTCCGGGCTGAACAAAAGCTACTCCGAGATGAATCCCGGCAACGAGATGCTGCGCATGATGGCGGATCGGAAGATCCCGGTGGTGCTGGGCAGTGACTCGCACAAGGCCGTGCGCGTGGGTGAGCACTTTATCACCGCGCTGAACAACCTCAGTGATGCCGGTTACGAGGAAGTCAGCTACTTCAAGAAGCGGCAGCGGATTGACCTGAAGATCAGCGATGTGCTCGCCAGCATTCGGAAAGCGATTGATGCCAATTCCTAA